Sequence from the Desulfomicrobium macestii genome:
CGTTCTCAAAAACGGACTCTGGCCGGAATGGTAGGGCTGGAGGAAGTATACCTCATAGGCAACAAGGATGACGATGAACTCAGGCTGTCCGCCTCCTGGAAATACCCAGGATCAGGAAAAGACCTGGAGAAACCCGATATTGAGCTTAAAATCACCTGCCCCGAGAGCGCCAAGGAAAAGGCCCTGCACATATGGGACACTGTCATGACCAAGTTCACCACGGTGCGGGAATACTACGGCAGAAGATCGTGAATCGGACAGAATGAAGAATGAGTCCGTGGAGCAGAACCGGAGGGCTTTCGGTTCTGCTCCGCGCCGGTGGTGCGCGAAGATAATCCGCGAATATCATCTGTTACGACACTGCCAAAAGTCGCGAAAGTACCTGCGCGTCATTACCGCGAAGGCGTCTGGTCATGGCGTGACCGCCGCGAGGACCAGAAGCCACGACCGGTTCAGCTCCATCAATTCCAAGCGGGAAAAACCATGGCTTTCGGCTGCGGTCGTGAACCATTCCGGCGTGAGGCGTCGGGCCGGATGCCCTTCGGGTAGTTGGTCATTCCCGGCGTGTTCCAGAATGCCGAGGCGTCCGCCAGGTTTGAGCACGCGGCGGGCCTCGTCCAGCATCAGGCCCAGATGGGTCGTGCGGCCGGGCATGTGCAGGACCATGGCCAGCAGGCAGGCGTCCACGCGGTGCGCCGCCACGGGCAGGGAGGCGGCGATGTCCGCACACACAGGCAGGATGGTGGTCAGGTCTGCCCGCTTGGCGTCCGCATGCAGTTCGCCAAGGACGCGGTTCCAGGTATCGAGAGCCAGCACCGTCCCGTGTGGGCCAACCCGCTTCGCCGCATCCAGAGCATAATCGCCCGGCCCACAGCCCAGATCGACGAAAACATCGCCAGCCTTCAGGCCAAGAGCGTTCCAGACATCTGTGGCGAGGCCGGGCTGGAAACTGCTGGGACCGGACCTGCGCCGGCCGCGAGGTTCAGGCGTCATTCTCGTCCCCGGAAAGTCTCGATTTGGTTTATATTTGACACTGCTTTCACCATGTCCTCATGGGATAAGTGCTGGGGTGGCACGAGTTAGCGGATGCGGCCAGATCTGACTGGGTCTTTGAGACTAAAAGTATATTCAGATTGCCGCACCAGCGCTCCGTCAGGCCAGATTCCGGACTGCGACGCGGCCATACCGCCTCCATGCCAGAGCCAGTCGCGAGGCCGTCAGCACGAAGGCGCCGAATCTGATGAAGCTTTCTTCGTCCAGGGCCCCACCCCGTCAATGCATGTGAATGCTCCGTGCATGGCAGCGTTCCTTCAGGTATCTAACGTG
This genomic interval carries:
- a CDS encoding class I SAM-dependent methyltransferase; the encoded protein is MTPEPRGRRRSGPSSFQPGLATDVWNALGLKAGDVFVDLGCGPGDYALDAAKRVGPHGTVLALDTWNRVLGELHADAKRADLTTILPVCADIAASLPVAAHRVDACLLAMVLHMPGRTTHLGLMLDEARRVLKPGGRLGILEHAGNDQLPEGHPARRLTPEWFTTAAESHGFSRLELMELNRSWLLVLAAVTP